The following coding sequences are from one Scomber scombrus chromosome 20, fScoSco1.1, whole genome shotgun sequence window:
- the LOC134002060 gene encoding gamma-crystallin N-B — translation MSQYSGKITFYEGKCFTGRKLEVRGDCDNFQDRGFMNRVNSIRVESGAWICYDHPDFKGQQYILEHGEYPEFQRWNSHNDHMGSCKPIRMHGEHYRIELFEACNFSGQCVDICDDCPFLQSRGLSKNCINSVKVYGDGAWVMYEEPNFRGRMYIVERGNYCSHNEWQAQNPNIQSIRRVVNYF, via the exons ATGTCGCAGTACTCTGGAAAG ATTACCTTCTATGAGGGGAAATGCTTCACCGGCAGGAAGCTGGAGGTCAGAGGTGACTGTGATAACTTCCAGGACCGCGGCTTCATGAACAG ggtGAACTCCATCCGTGTGGAGAGCGGCGCCTGGATCTGCTACGATCATCCCGACTTTAAGGGCCAGCAGTACATCCTGGAGCACGGAGAGTACCCCGAATTCCAGAGGTGGAACTCCCACAACGACCACATGGGATCCTGCAAGCCCATCCGCATG cacGGAGAGCATTACCGCATCGAGCTGTTCGAGGCTTGCAACTTCTCCGGTCAGTGTGTCGACATCTGTGACGACTGCCCCTTCCTGCAGAGCCGCGGACTCTCCAAGAACTGCATCAACTCCGTCAAGGTGTACGGAGACGGAGC CTGGGTGATGTACGAGGAGCCAAACTTCCGCGGCCGTATGTACATCGTGGAGCGTGGAAACTACTGCAGCCATAACGAGTGGCAGGCCCAGAACCCCAACATCCAGTCCATCCGCAGAGTCGTCAACTACTTCtaa
- the LOC134002059 gene encoding neoverrucotoxin subunit alpha-like: protein MHRNLKLSDNNRKVTHVKEDQSYPDHPDRFDYCQLLSRNVLTGRCYWEVEWRGNVYISVSYRRISRKGNSYDCMFGYNDQSWSLSCYDGGYCVHHNKRQTSISSSSSSSSSSSSSSSSSSSSFNRVAVYVDCPAGTLSFYRVSSDTLIHLHTFNTTFTEPLYAGFGFYRSVSGSSVSLCGL from the coding sequence atgcacagaaacctcaaactgtctgataacaacaggaaggtgacacatgtgaaggaggatcagtcatatcctgatcatccagacagatttgattaCTGTCAGCTGCTGagtagaaatgttctgactggtcgatgttactgggaggtcgagtggagaggaaacgtttatatatcagtgagttacagaagaatcagcaggaaaggaaacagtTATGACTGTATGTTTGGATATAacgatcagtcctggagtctgagcTGCTATGATGGTGGTTACTGTGTCCATCACAATAAGAGAcaaacatccatctcctcctcctcctcctcctcctcctcctcctcctcctcctcctcctcctcctcctcctcctttaacagagtagcagtgtatgtggactgtcctgctggcactctgtccttctacagagtctcctctgacacactgatccacctccacaccttcaacaccacattcactgagcctctgtatgctgggtttgggTTCTACCGGTCTGTttctggttcctcagtgtctctgtgtggtcTGTAG